A stretch of the Sphingomonas sp. CL5.1 genome encodes the following:
- the rplA gene encoding 50S ribosomal protein L1, with translation MAKLTKKHKAIQIDREKLHGVDEAIALAKANATSKFDETIEIALNLGVDPRHADQMVRGVVTLPAGTGKTVRVGVFAKGAKADEARAAGADVVGAEDLMETIQGGTIDFDRCIATPDMMGVVGRLGKVLGPKGLMPNPKLGTVTMNVAEAVKAAKGGQVEYRVEKAGIIHSGIGKASFATEDLRRNFDALVDAVVKAKPSGAKGKYVRKIAVSSTMGPGIKIDVAEVAGA, from the coding sequence ATGGCGAAGCTGACCAAGAAGCATAAGGCCATCCAGATCGACCGTGAGAAGCTGCACGGCGTCGACGAGGCGATCGCGCTGGCCAAGGCCAACGCCACCTCCAAGTTCGACGAGACGATCGAGATCGCGCTGAACCTCGGCGTCGATCCGCGCCATGCCGACCAGATGGTGCGCGGCGTCGTCACGCTCCCGGCCGGCACCGGCAAGACGGTGCGCGTCGGCGTGTTCGCCAAGGGCGCGAAGGCTGACGAGGCGCGCGCCGCCGGCGCCGACGTCGTCGGTGCGGAAGACCTGATGGAGACGATCCAGGGCGGCACGATCGACTTCGACCGCTGCATCGCCACCCCGGACATGATGGGCGTCGTCGGCCGTCTCGGCAAGGTGCTCGGCCCCAAGGGCCTGATGCCGAACCCGAAGCTCGGCACCGTGACGATGAACGTCGCCGAGGCGGTGAAGGCGGCCAAGGGCGGCCAGGTCGAGTATCGCGTCGAGAAGGCCGGCATCATCCACTCCGGCATCGGCAAGGCGAGCTTCGCCACCGAGGACCTGCGCCGCAACTTCGATGCGCTGGTCGATGCGGTGGTGAAGGCCAAGCCGTCGGGCGCGAAGGGCAAGTATGTCCGCAAGATCGCGGTCAGCTCCACGATGGGGCCGGGCATCAAGATCGACGTGGCGGAAGTCGCCGGCGCCTGA
- a CDS encoding CAP domain-containing protein, which translates to MRFPFRSLAAISLALPVIGCGGSDGSGSAGSVASTPAATPTPTPSSTSSPPSSWATGATALFDVQPSLANCTSGTLKASVKADFLAKLNGIRALHNLPPVTYSSDEDQQEQDSSLMMAAAKQLSHSPDSSWQCYSASGAAGAGSSNLVGGWGTGLPLSGEDDYLGLWLTENGSADIGHRRWILSPFLGKTSYGRVSLVLPDGSRASAASMRVFKFDADPPVPAGIPPFVAYPYGDYPQRYFGTGDYLSFTAIASTTSSWANQSVSFASATVSVTGPSGALPVTDISTDNRGYGVPNSIQWRVSGLATGVTYTVNIVGVSGSSRTSYSYTFRVVP; encoded by the coding sequence ATGCGTTTCCCGTTCCGCAGCCTTGCCGCCATTTCGCTCGCGCTTCCGGTCATCGGCTGCGGCGGATCGGACGGCAGCGGTTCAGCCGGCAGCGTCGCGTCGACGCCCGCCGCGACCCCGACCCCCACGCCTTCCTCAACCTCGTCGCCCCCGTCGAGTTGGGCGACCGGCGCGACCGCGCTGTTCGACGTGCAGCCCAGCCTCGCCAATTGCACGTCCGGCACGCTGAAGGCGAGCGTGAAGGCCGATTTCCTCGCGAAACTGAACGGCATCCGCGCGCTGCACAACCTGCCGCCCGTCACCTATTCGAGCGACGAGGACCAGCAGGAACAGGATTCCTCGCTGATGATGGCGGCGGCGAAGCAGCTCAGCCATTCGCCGGATTCGAGCTGGCAATGCTATAGCGCGAGCGGTGCGGCGGGCGCGGGATCGAGCAACCTGGTCGGCGGCTGGGGCACCGGCCTGCCGCTCAGCGGCGAGGACGATTATCTCGGCCTGTGGCTCACCGAGAACGGCTCCGCCGACATCGGCCACCGCCGCTGGATATTGAGTCCGTTCCTCGGCAAGACCTCCTATGGCCGCGTCTCGCTGGTCCTGCCGGACGGCTCGCGCGCCAGCGCCGCGTCGATGCGGGTGTTCAAATTCGACGCCGATCCGCCGGTGCCGGCGGGCATCCCGCCATTCGTCGCTTATCCTTATGGCGACTATCCCCAGCGCTATTTCGGGACGGGCGACTATCTCTCGTTCACCGCCATCGCCAGCACGACGAGTTCGTGGGCCAACCAGAGCGTCAGCTTCGCCAGCGCCACCGTAAGCGTCACCGGGCCGTCGGGCGCGCTGCCGGTCACGGATATCAGCACGGACAATCGCGGATATGGCGTGCCCAACTCGATCCAGTGGCGCGTCTCCGGGCTTGCGACGGGAGTCACTTACACCGTGAACATCGTGGGCGTGTCGGGCAGTTCCCGGACCAGCTATTCCTATACCTTCCGCGTCGTCCCCTGA
- the rplK gene encoding 50S ribosomal protein L11, translated as MAKKITGYIKLQVPAGAANPSPPIGPALGQRGVNIMEFCKAFNAQTQDMEKGAPLPTIITVYADRSFSFETKTPPATFLIKKALNLKSGSKEPGKVTAGKIKRSQLSEIAQAKMKDLNANDIEAATKIIEGSARAMGLEVVEG; from the coding sequence ATGGCAAAGAAGATTACCGGCTATATCAAGTTGCAGGTGCCCGCCGGCGCCGCGAATCCCTCCCCGCCGATCGGCCCCGCGCTCGGTCAGCGCGGCGTGAACATCATGGAATTCTGCAAGGCGTTCAACGCGCAGACGCAGGACATGGAAAAGGGCGCGCCGCTCCCGACGATCATCACCGTCTATGCGGACCGCTCGTTCTCGTTCGAGACCAAGACGCCGCCGGCGACCTTCCTCATCAAGAAGGCGCTGAACCTGAAGTCCGGCTCGAAGGAGCCGGGCAAGGTGACCGCGGGCAAGATCAAGCGTTCGCAGCTTTCGGAAATCGCGCAGGCGAAGATGAAGGATCTCAACGCGAACGATATCGAAGCCGCGACCAAGATCATCGAAGGCAGCGCGCGGGCCATGGGCCTCGAAGTGGTGGAGGGCTGA
- a CDS encoding HAMP domain-containing sensor histidine kinase — MALLIALALFVAQAVNFALIVHDRAAGRLEQASAVPALRIADAIGREAEGELIAADRGRIRRVAANPLSPALPRRPEVAEAVRANLTRLGVPVGRVDAAIVRLAPRAGASGEADGRHAGRHRPRRLLVIAVEQPGRGWLIARTFWPEAGPAILWRLAAQTLVLYLIVLVPVLWLARRISRPLNALTLDARRFSLDGDTPAVPEEGPADVRAVIAAYNTLRIRVRAMLDEKDRMLGAIGHDLRTPLAALRVRIESVEDEADRARMADTIAEMNRTLDDILSLARLGRPSEPVTEVDLAALVDAVVEDFRDLGHRVSFDEAARLPVRLRPALIRRAVRNLIENAVKYAGAAEVRIAPRGPVVAIVVADRGPGIPPERLADVFDPFTRLESSRNRDTGGAGLGLALARAIAREAGGDIALANRDGGGLEATLTLPMR, encoded by the coding sequence ATGGCGCTGCTGATCGCGCTGGCATTGTTCGTGGCGCAGGCGGTGAACTTCGCGCTGATCGTGCATGACCGCGCCGCCGGGCGGCTCGAACAGGCCTCCGCCGTGCCCGCGCTGCGCATCGCCGACGCGATCGGACGCGAGGCGGAGGGCGAGCTGATCGCCGCCGACCGCGGCCGCATCCGCCGCGTCGCCGCCAATCCGCTCTCTCCCGCACTGCCGCGTCGCCCGGAAGTGGCGGAAGCGGTGCGCGCCAACCTGACGCGGCTCGGCGTGCCGGTCGGGCGGGTGGATGCCGCCATCGTCCGCCTCGCGCCGCGCGCCGGCGCGAGCGGCGAGGCGGACGGACGGCACGCCGGCCGCCATCGTCCGCGCCGCCTGCTGGTGATCGCGGTGGAGCAGCCCGGCCGGGGCTGGCTGATCGCACGCACCTTCTGGCCCGAGGCAGGGCCGGCGATCCTGTGGCGGCTCGCCGCGCAGACCCTCGTCCTCTACCTCATCGTGCTGGTGCCGGTGCTGTGGCTGGCGCGGCGCATCTCGCGCCCGCTGAACGCGCTGACGCTGGACGCGCGGCGCTTCTCGCTCGACGGCGACACCCCCGCCGTGCCGGAGGAAGGGCCGGCGGACGTGCGCGCGGTGATCGCCGCCTATAACACGCTGCGCATCCGCGTCCGCGCGATGCTGGACGAGAAGGACCGGATGCTCGGCGCGATCGGGCATGACCTGCGCACCCCGCTCGCCGCGCTGCGCGTGCGGATCGAATCGGTCGAGGATGAGGCCGATCGCGCGCGGATGGCGGATACGATCGCGGAGATGAACCGCACGCTGGACGACATATTGAGCCTCGCCCGGCTCGGCCGGCCGAGCGAGCCGGTGACGGAAGTCGATCTCGCCGCGCTGGTCGATGCGGTGGTGGAGGACTTCCGCGACCTCGGCCATCGGGTCTCCTTCGATGAGGCGGCGCGGCTGCCGGTACGGCTGCGGCCGGCGCTGATCCGCCGCGCGGTGCGCAACCTGATCGAGAATGCGGTGAAATATGCCGGCGCGGCGGAGGTGCGGATCGCGCCGCGCGGACCCGTGGTGGCGATCGTCGTCGCCGATCGCGGGCCGGGCATCCCGCCGGAGCGCCTCGCGGACGTGTTCGATCCGTTCACCCGGCTGGAAAGCTCGCGCAACCGCGACACCGGCGGGGCCGGGCTGGGGCTGGCGCTCGCCCGCGCGATCGCGCGCGAGGCCGGCGGCGATATCGCGCTCGCCAATCGCGACGGCGGCGGGCTGGAAGCGACGTTGACGCTGCCGATGCGCTAG